In the genome of Parus major isolate Abel chromosome 2, Parus_major1.1, whole genome shotgun sequence, one region contains:
- the LOC107216208 gene encoding uncharacterized protein LOC107216208 isoform X1 yields MSMGGFFSPSFPHRTPSIPIMLLQSSWAVLLLCTTAGFLGWLGLAASPKKEKLQETWMRSVLDDTPMAQLMQDIAHQIGNVSSHGAAQLWGGHQVVPSNLHQEQERTQDVHPQPESNLVLQEVMEKLQKVNQSLELMLTVLEDARSHLEHLKAIPDLDGQSQSATSSCIPHGSYFMLLLLPLVPASFQAILLLLFLASSALGIPAMSTLLLLAVAGHFLVAPACRGARRIWPVVPREEPRYRLTSTPERECDIELLQEELDRMEMSCLQEPSYLEQRQEVTRDIPRFTGRVSPNPGGQRTTPSSCGVTPEPVVDAGKLWKPKPCSPRANMSPCQGLTRAGQRCRKKAIPGQEFCHIHITGSSLAMDSPPHF; encoded by the exons ATGAGTATGGGGGGCTTCTTCTCACCCTCTTTTCCCCACAGGACCCCTTCCATTCCCATcatgctgctccagagctcctgggctgtgctgctcctgtgcaccactgctggttttttggggtggCTGGGCCTTGCTGCCTCCCCAAAGAAG GAGAAGCTCCAGGAGACCTGGATGAGGTCGGTGCTGGATGACACCCCCATGGCCCAGCTCATGCAGGACATCGCCCACCAGATAG gGAATGTGAGCAGCCATGGGGCTGCACAACTCTGGGGAGGACACCAGGTTGTCCCATCCAACCTCCATCAGGAGCAGGAAAGAACTCAGGATGTTCATCCCCAACCAG AGAGCAACCTGGTCCTTCAGGAGGTgatggagaagctgcagaaggtCAACCAGAGCCTGGAGCTGATGCTGACAGTCTTGGAAGATGCACGAAGCCACCTGGAGCACCTCAAAGCCATCCCTGACCTGGATG gtCAGAGCCAAAgtgccacctcctcctgcatcccacacGGCTCATACTTCAtgctcctgcttctcccacTGGTGCCAGCATCATTCCAGGccatccttctcctcctcttcctcgcTTCCAGTGCCCTCGGCATTCCAGCAATGTCCACTCTTCTGCTCCTTGCTGTGGCAG GGCATTTCCTGGTGGCACCTGCCTGCCGTGGTGCCAGAAGGATCTGGCCAGTTGTTCCCCGGGAAGAGCCCCGGTACCGTCTCACCTCCACCCCAGAGAG ggaaTGTGATATAGAGCTGCTGCAAGAGGAACTGGACAGGATGGAGATGAGCTGCCTGCAAG AGCCCTCATACCTGGAGCAGCGCCAAGAGGTGACCAGGGACATTCCCAGATTCACTGGGCGAGTGTCACCTAACCCTGGTGGCCAGAGGACAACACCGAGCTCATGTGGG GTGACACCAGAGCCGGTTGTGGATGCTGGGAAGCTCTGGAAGCCCAAGCCCTGCAGCCCGAGAGCCAACAT GTCTCCATGCCAGGGGCtcaccagggctgggcagcgGTGCCGGAAGAAAGCCATTCCCGGGCAGGAATTCTGCCACATCCACATCACTGGCAGTAGCTTGGCCATGGATTCACCCCCTCATTTTTGA
- the TSTA3 gene encoding GDP-L-fucose synthase: MTEVTKRILVTGGTGLVGRAIEKVVADGEGQPDEEWIFVSSRDADLTSSSETKALFERHKPTHVIHLAAMVGGLFKNLRSNLDFWRTNIHINDNVLHSAHELGVQKVVSCLSTCIFPDKTTYPIDETMIHNGPPHSSNFGYSYAKRMIDVQNRGYSEQHGRRFTAVIPTNVFGPHDNFNIEDGHVLPGLIHKVYLAKQSGSALTVWGTGKPRRQFIYSLDLARLFLWVLREYDEVEPIILSVGEEDEVSIREAAEAIAEAMEFRGELVFDTTKSDGQFKKTASNAKLRRYLPGFQFTPFRKAVKETCAWFNANYATARK; this comes from the exons ATGACGGAGGTGACCAAGCGCATCCTGGTGACAGGTGGCACCGGCTTGGTGGGCAGAGCCATCGAGAAGGTGGTGGCCGATGGAGAGGGGCAGCCGGACGAGGAGTGGATCTTCGTGTCCTCCCGAGACGCTGACTTGAC gagcagctccgAGACCAAAGCCCTGTTTGAGAGGCACAAGCCCACCCACGTCATCCACCTGGCCGCCATGGTCGGAGGCCTCTTCAAAAATCTCCGCTCCAACCTGGATTTTTGG AGGACAAACATCCACATCAACGACAACGTCCTGCACTCAGCCCATGAGCTGGGGGTGCAGAAGGTGGTCTCCTGCCTCTCCACCTGCATCTTCCCAGACAAGACCACCTACCCCATTGACGAGACCATG ATCCACAACGGGCCACCTCATAGCTCCAACTTCGGCTACTCCTATGCCAAGAGGATGATTGATGTCCAAAATAG GGGTTATTCCGAGCAGCACGGCCGACGTTTCACTGCCGTGATTCCCACCAACGTCTTCGGGCCGCATGACAACTTCAACATTGAGGACGGCCACGTCCTGCCTGGGCTCATCCACAAGGTCTACCTGGCCAAAC agTCCGGCTCTGCTCTGACCGTCTGGGGAACGGGCAAGCCCAGGAGACAATTCATCTATTCCCTG GACCTGGCCCGACTTTTCCTTTGGGTCCTGCGGGAATACGATGAGGTGGAACCAATCATTTTGTCAG TGGGAGAAGAAGATGAAGTCTCCATCCGGGAAGCAGCAGAGGCCATCGCGGAGGCCATGGAATTCAGGGGAGAGCTCGTT TTTGACACCACCAAGTCCGATGGGCAGTTCAAGAAGACGGCCAGCAATGCCAAGCTCCGGCGGTACCTGCCCGGATTCCAGTTCACACCTTTCAGGAAAG ctgtgaAGGAAACCTGTGCCTGGTTCAACGCCAACTATGCCACTGCCAGGAAGTGA
- the LOC107200710 gene encoding feather beta keratin-like, protein MACYDSCRPCGPTPLANSCNEPCALQCQDSRVIINPSPVLVTLPGPIMTSFPQNTAVGSTSSAAVGSELNAQGQPISGGFGGFGGFGYGRGFGYGLGCGYGLGGLGCYGRRGGYIC, encoded by the coding sequence ATGGCCTGCTACGACTCCTGCCGTCCCTGTGGACCCACCCCGCTGGCCAACAGCTGCAACgagccctgtgccctgcaaTGCCAGGATTCCCGTGTTATCATCAACCCTTCTCCTGTGCTGGTCACCCTGCCAGGACCCATCATGACCTCCTTCCCCCAGAACACCGCCGTCGGATCCACCTCCTCAGCTGCCGTTGGTAGCGAACTCAATGCCCAGGGACAGCCCATCTCTGGTGGATTTGGTGGATTTGGTGGCTTTGGCTATGGCCGTGGATTTGGCTACGGGCTGGGCTGTGGCTATGGGCTGGGAGGCCTGGGCTGCTATGGCAGAAGGGGTGGCTACATCTGCTAA
- the LOC107200711 gene encoding feather beta keratin-like — protein sequence MACYDSCRPCGPTPLANSCNEPCALQCQDSHVVINPSPVLITLPGPIMTSFPQNTAVGSTSSAAVGTELSVQGQPISGGFGGFGGFGGFGYGRGFGYGLGGLGCYGRRGGYIC from the coding sequence ATGGCCTGCTACGACTCCTGCCGTCCCTGTGGACCCACCCCGCTGGCCAACAGCTGCAACgagccctgtgccctgcaaTGCCAGGACTCCCACGTTGTCATCAACCCTTCCCCTGTGCTGATCACCCTGCCAGGACCAATCATGACCTCCTTCCCTCAGAACACCGCTGTTGGATCCACCTCCTCGGCTGCCGTGGGCACTGAACTCagtgtgcagggacagcccatCTCTGGTGGATTTGGTGGATTTGGTGGCTTTGGTGGCTTTGGCTATGGTCGTGGATTTGGCTACGGGCTGGGAGGCCTGGGCTGCTATGGCAGAAGGGGTGGCTACATCTGCTAA
- the LOC107200709 gene encoding feather keratin B-4-like yields MACNNICRPCGPTPLANSCNEPCALQCQDSRVVIQPSPVLVTLPGPIMTSFPQNTAVGSTSSAAVGTELSVQGQPISGGFGGFGGFGYGLGYGRGFGYGLGCGYGLGGLGCYGRRGGYIC; encoded by the coding sequence ATGGCCTGCAACAACATCTGCCGTCCCTGCGGACCCACCCCGCTGGCCAACAGCTGCAACgagccctgtgccctgcaaTGCCAGGATTCCCGTGTTGTTATCCAGCCTTCCCCTGTGCTGGTCACCCTGCCAGGACCCATCATGACCTCCTTCCCCCAGAACACCGCTGTTGGATCCACCTCCTCGGCTGCCGTGGGCACTGAACTCagtgtgcagggacagcccatCTCTGGTGGATTTGGTGGATTTGGTGGCTTTGGCTACGGCCTTGGCTATGGCCGTGGATTTGGCTACGGGCTGGGCTGTGGCTATGGGCTGGGAGGCCTGGGCTGCTATGGCAGAAGGGGTGGCTACATCTGCTAA
- the LOC107216208 gene encoding uncharacterized protein LOC107216208 isoform X2: MLLQSSWAVLLLCTTAGFLGWLGLAASPKKEKLQETWMRSVLDDTPMAQLMQDIAHQIGNVSSHGAAQLWGGHQVVPSNLHQEQERTQDVHPQPESNLVLQEVMEKLQKVNQSLELMLTVLEDARSHLEHLKAIPDLDGQSQSATSSCIPHGSYFMLLLLPLVPASFQAILLLLFLASSALGIPAMSTLLLLAVAGHFLVAPACRGARRIWPVVPREEPRYRLTSTPERECDIELLQEELDRMEMSCLQEPSYLEQRQEVTRDIPRFTGRVSPNPGGQRTTPSSCGVTPEPVVDAGKLWKPKPCSPRANMSPCQGLTRAGQRCRKKAIPGQEFCHIHITGSSLAMDSPPHF, from the exons atgctgctccagagctcctgggctgtgctgctcctgtgcaccactgctggttttttggggtggCTGGGCCTTGCTGCCTCCCCAAAGAAG GAGAAGCTCCAGGAGACCTGGATGAGGTCGGTGCTGGATGACACCCCCATGGCCCAGCTCATGCAGGACATCGCCCACCAGATAG gGAATGTGAGCAGCCATGGGGCTGCACAACTCTGGGGAGGACACCAGGTTGTCCCATCCAACCTCCATCAGGAGCAGGAAAGAACTCAGGATGTTCATCCCCAACCAG AGAGCAACCTGGTCCTTCAGGAGGTgatggagaagctgcagaaggtCAACCAGAGCCTGGAGCTGATGCTGACAGTCTTGGAAGATGCACGAAGCCACCTGGAGCACCTCAAAGCCATCCCTGACCTGGATG gtCAGAGCCAAAgtgccacctcctcctgcatcccacacGGCTCATACTTCAtgctcctgcttctcccacTGGTGCCAGCATCATTCCAGGccatccttctcctcctcttcctcgcTTCCAGTGCCCTCGGCATTCCAGCAATGTCCACTCTTCTGCTCCTTGCTGTGGCAG GGCATTTCCTGGTGGCACCTGCCTGCCGTGGTGCCAGAAGGATCTGGCCAGTTGTTCCCCGGGAAGAGCCCCGGTACCGTCTCACCTCCACCCCAGAGAG ggaaTGTGATATAGAGCTGCTGCAAGAGGAACTGGACAGGATGGAGATGAGCTGCCTGCAAG AGCCCTCATACCTGGAGCAGCGCCAAGAGGTGACCAGGGACATTCCCAGATTCACTGGGCGAGTGTCACCTAACCCTGGTGGCCAGAGGACAACACCGAGCTCATGTGGG GTGACACCAGAGCCGGTTGTGGATGCTGGGAAGCTCTGGAAGCCCAAGCCCTGCAGCCCGAGAGCCAACAT GTCTCCATGCCAGGGGCtcaccagggctgggcagcgGTGCCGGAAGAAAGCCATTCCCGGGCAGGAATTCTGCCACATCCACATCACTGGCAGTAGCTTGGCCATGGATTCACCCCCTCATTTTTGA
- the LOC107200712 gene encoding feather beta keratin-like, whose translation MACNNLCSPCGPTPLANSCNEPCALQCQDSRVIIDPAPVLITLPGPIMTSFPQNTVVGSTSSAAVGSELNAQGQPISGGFGFGLGYGLGYGYGLGGLGCYGRRGGYIC comes from the coding sequence ATGGCCTGCAACAACCTCTGCAGTCCCTGTGGACCCACCCCGCTGGCCAACAGCTGCAACgagccctgtgccctgcaaTGCCAGGATTCCCGTGTCATCATTGACCCTGCCCCTGTGCTGATCACCCTGCCAGGACCCATCATGACCTCCTTCCCCCAGAACACCGTTGTCGGATCCACCTCCTCGGCTGCCGTTGGTAGCGAACTCAATGCCCAGGGACAGCCCATCTCTGGTGGCTTTGGCTTTGGCCTTGGCTACGGGCTGGGCTATGGCTATGGGCTGGGAGGCCTGGGCTGCTATGGCAGAAGGGGTGGCTACATCTGCTGA